Proteins from a single region of Hordeum vulgare subsp. vulgare chromosome 6H, MorexV3_pseudomolecules_assembly, whole genome shotgun sequence:
- the LOC123406233 gene encoding uncharacterized protein LOC123406233 isoform X1: MSKRTGPPKHQNSYAWKPNLGRKINETEPGGRFRPLSEITGVCQHCRDQIHPPLTPYSPPGGIRPLPLCTAFHRYGLVLLGPMVSCWTSAPRPLLHGLVYSYGTDEGEPWAWLLLFWLVSFSLILLRWKLFSQHCISRFFKTQLFLLLFSLNELEEHTYETSYQCRCRHEHMAIIDACI; this comes from the exons ATGTCGAAGCGAACTGGTCCCCCGAAGCACCAGAATAGCTACGCATGGAAGCCCAACCTCGGCCGGAAAATCAACGAGACC GAGCCTGGGGGCAGGTTCCGGCCTCTGTCGGAGATCACCGGCGTCTGCCAGCACTGCCGGGACCAAATCCATCCGCCGTTGACACCGTATTCTCCTCCCGGCGGGATCCGGCCTCTACCACTATGCACAG CCTTTCATCGATATGGACTCGTGCTTCTCGGCCCCATGGTGTCGTGCTGGACGAGTGCTCCACGGCCCCTCCTCCACGGTCTCGTATATTCGTATGGGACGGACGAGGGCGAGCCCTGGGCATGGTTGCTGCTGTTCTGGCTGGTAAGCTTTTCATTGATTCTTCTTCGTTGGAAGTTATTCAGCCAACATTGTATTTCGAGGTTTTTCAAGACTCaacttttcttgttgttgttttcactGAATGAATTAGAGGAACACACCTATGAGACGTCCTACCAGTGCAGGTGCAGGCATGAACACATGGCCATAATAGATGCATGCATATGA
- the LOC123406233 gene encoding uncharacterized protein LOC123406233 isoform X3 has protein sequence MSKRTGPPKHQNSYAWKPNLGRKINETEPGGRFRPLSEITGVCQHCRDQIHPPLTPYSPPGGIRPLPLCTAFHRYGLVLLGPMVSCWTSAPRPLLHGLVYSYGTDEGEPWAWLLLFWLPAQR, from the exons ATGTCGAAGCGAACTGGTCCCCCGAAGCACCAGAATAGCTACGCATGGAAGCCCAACCTCGGCCGGAAAATCAACGAGACC GAGCCTGGGGGCAGGTTCCGGCCTCTGTCGGAGATCACCGGCGTCTGCCAGCACTGCCGGGACCAAATCCATCCGCCGTTGACACCGTATTCTCCTCCCGGCGGGATCCGGCCTCTACCACTATGCACAG CCTTTCATCGATATGGACTCGTGCTTCTCGGCCCCATGGTGTCGTGCTGGACGAGTGCTCCACGGCCCCTCCTCCACGGTCTCGTATATTCGTATGGGACGGACGAGGGCGAGCCCTGGGCATGGTTGCTGCTGTTCTGGCTG CCTGCTCAACGTTGA
- the LOC123406233 gene encoding uncharacterized protein LOC123406233 isoform X2 gives MEAQPRPENQRDRAWGQVPASVGDHRRLPALPGPNPSAVDTVFSSRRDPASTTMHRCDGTLGSTTLWQPPDLHDCASPMLTYRIQPFIDMDSCFSAPWCRAGRVLHGPSSTVSYIRMGRTRASPGHGCCCSGCLLNVDGGGKISRLEIIALLPSPPDTRMRMAPSSSTRSPSPSQLLL, from the exons ATGGAAGCCCAACCTCGGCCGGAAAATCAACGAGACC GAGCCTGGGGGCAGGTTCCGGCCTCTGTCGGAGATCACCGGCGTCTGCCAGCACTGCCGGGACCAAATCCATCCGCCGTTGACACCGTATTCTCCTCCCGGCGGGATCCGGCCTCTACCACTATGCACAGGTGCGACGGGACGTTAGGATCCACTACTCTTTGGCAACCGCCCGACCTCCACGACTGTGCCTCGCCAATGCTTACTTACCGCATCCAGCCTTTCATCGATATGGACTCGTGCTTCTCGGCCCCATGGTGTCGTGCTGGACGAGTGCTCCACGGCCCCTCCTCCACGGTCTCGTATATTCGTATGGGACGGACGAGGGCGAGCCCTGGGCATGGTTGCTGCTGTTCTGGCTG CCTGCTCAACGTTGACGGCGGCGGCAAGATCAGCAGGCTTGAGATAATCGCGCTGCTCCCCTCCCCTCCCGACACGAGGATGAGAATGGCGCCGTCGAGTtcaacgaggtcaccctctccttcgCAGCTTCTCCTCTAA